One genomic segment of Pseudorca crassidens isolate mPseCra1 chromosome X, mPseCra1.hap1, whole genome shotgun sequence includes these proteins:
- the CXHXorf38 gene encoding uncharacterized protein CXorf38 homolog isoform X1, protein MVLSELAARLNCAEYKNWVKAGHCLLLLRGCLQGFVGREVLAFHRSLLAAAPGLGPLATCRSGSRCSPRARQFQPQCQVCAEWKREILKHHTSRNGDVHWGNCRPVRWPVDAWEVAKAFMPRGLADKTGPEECDAVALLSLINSCDHFEVDRKKVTEVIRCRNEIMHSSEMKVSSVWLRDFQRKIQNFLNEFKNIPEIVAVYSRIEQLLTSDWAVYIPEEDQPDGCDYETGVYLSEHQVNEIEMELLKEKLQELYLQAKGQEVLPEEILNQLEVVKEFLRNNEDLRNGLTEDMQKLDSLHQQPQKLDSKEPRAQTPEGKA, encoded by the exons ATGGTGCTCTCTGAGCTGGCTGCGCGCCTCAACTGCGCCGAGTACAAGAACTGGGTGAAGGCGGGCCACTGCCTGCTACTGCTACGCGGCTGCTTGCAGGGCTTCGTCGGCCGCGAGGTGCTCGCCTTCCACCGCAGCCTGCTAGCCGCCGCCCCCGGCCTGGGCCCCCTCGCCACCTGCCGCAGCGGCTCGCGGTGCAGCCCGCGCGCCCGCCAG TTTCAGCCTCAGTGTCAGGTGTGCGCAGAGTGGAAACGGGAGATTTTGAAACATCACACCAGCAGAAATGGAGACGTTCACTGGGGAAACTGCCGGCCGGTCCGCTGGCCGGTCGACGCCTGGGAGGTGGCCAAG GCCTTCATGCCCCGAGGACTGGCAGACAAAACAGGACCCGAGGAATGTGACGCGGTTGCTCTTCTAAGTCTCATCAACTCCTGTGATCACTTCGAGGTTGATCGAAAGAAAGTCACAGAG GTGATTAGGTGTCGTAACGAGATCATGCACTCTTCAGAGATGAAGGTATCTTCTGTGTGGCTTCGAGATTTTCAGAGAAAGATCCAAAATTTTCTGAATGAATTTAAGAATATCCCAGAGATTGTGGCGGTATACTCCCGAATAGAACAG CTGTTGACATCTGACTGGGCTGTTTACATCCCTGAGGAGGATCAGCCAGATGGGTGTGACTATGAAACAGGAGTTTACCTGAGTGAGCACCAAGTAAACGAGATAGAAATGGAGTTACTAAAGGAAAAACTTCAAGAGCTCTATCTTCAAGCAAAGGGACAAGAGGTGTTGCctgaagag ATCTTAAATCAACTGGAAGTGGTGAAAGAATTTCTGAGAAACAACGAGGATCTTAGAAATGGTCTTACAGAAGATATGCAGAAGCTAGACAGCCTCCACCAACAGCCTCAAAAACTGGATTCGAAGGAACCTAGGGCACAGACACCTGAAGGGAAGGCCTGA
- the CXHXorf38 gene encoding uncharacterized protein CXorf38 homolog isoform X2 gives MPRGLADKTGPEECDAVALLSLINSCDHFEVDRKKVTEVIRCRNEIMHSSEMKVSSVWLRDFQRKIQNFLNEFKNIPEIVAVYSRIEQLLTSDWAVYIPEEDQPDGCDYETGVYLSEHQVNEIEMELLKEKLQELYLQAKGQEVLPEEILNQLEVVKEFLRNNEDLRNGLTEDMQKLDSLHQQPQKLDSKEPRAQTPEGKA, from the exons ATGCCCCGAGGACTGGCAGACAAAACAGGACCCGAGGAATGTGACGCGGTTGCTCTTCTAAGTCTCATCAACTCCTGTGATCACTTCGAGGTTGATCGAAAGAAAGTCACAGAG GTGATTAGGTGTCGTAACGAGATCATGCACTCTTCAGAGATGAAGGTATCTTCTGTGTGGCTTCGAGATTTTCAGAGAAAGATCCAAAATTTTCTGAATGAATTTAAGAATATCCCAGAGATTGTGGCGGTATACTCCCGAATAGAACAG CTGTTGACATCTGACTGGGCTGTTTACATCCCTGAGGAGGATCAGCCAGATGGGTGTGACTATGAAACAGGAGTTTACCTGAGTGAGCACCAAGTAAACGAGATAGAAATGGAGTTACTAAAGGAAAAACTTCAAGAGCTCTATCTTCAAGCAAAGGGACAAGAGGTGTTGCctgaagag ATCTTAAATCAACTGGAAGTGGTGAAAGAATTTCTGAGAAACAACGAGGATCTTAGAAATGGTCTTACAGAAGATATGCAGAAGCTAGACAGCCTCCACCAACAGCCTCAAAAACTGGATTCGAAGGAACCTAGGGCACAGACACCTGAAGGGAAGGCCTGA
- the MPC1L gene encoding LOW QUALITY PROTEIN: mitochondrial pyruvate carrier 1-like protein (The sequence of the model RefSeq protein was modified relative to this genomic sequence to represent the inferred CDS: inserted 2 bases in 1 codon) encodes MAAVAALWRRAVEIVKTKEFRDYVTSTHFWGPVANWGIPLAAIKDMWAPPDIISGRVTTAFILYSMVFMRFAYLVRPRSLLLIACHSTNVVAQXVQGGRYLIYHYGGATAATAVAASVASPGSTAATPATTPPPPPAAEDPVTDGDCLEVTDYDPLTPEHD; translated from the exons ATGGCGGCGGTGGCGGCACTGTGGCGGAGGGCGGTGGAGATCGTGAAGACCAAGGAGTTCCGGGATTACGTGACCAGCACGCACTTCTGGGGTCCAGTGGCCAACTGGGGCATCCCGCTGGCTGCCATCAAGGACATGTGGGCGCCGCCGGACATCATCAGCGGCCGCGTGACGACGGCGTTCATCTTATACTCGATGGTCTTCATGCGCTTCGCCTACCTTGTACGGCCTCGCAGCTTGCTGCTGATAGCGTGTCACAGCACCAACGTGGTGGCGCA TGTGCAGGGGGGCCGCTATCTGATCTACCACTACGGCGGCGCCACGGCGGCCACAGCCGTTGCTGCCTCTGTCGCTTCTCCCGGCTCTACCGCCGCTACCCCCGctaccacccccccccccccccccgcagctgAAGACCCTGTGACTGACGGCGACTGCCTGGAGGTCACCGACTACGATCCGCTGACCCCAGAACATGATTGA